GGTTCAATGCCCCGGGATAAGGTGAGCATACGCTCATTGTCGTAGTAGGTGGAATGGATGTGCCATTTTCCGTGGGGCGTGAGGTAATTCAGCTGCAGGCAATTGCCTTCCGGCTGACTCTTGTCCAGATCACCGAAATCTGCCGGCCCCGGCGGAGGTTTGTAAGTAGGAAGGTTTTCGCCGAAAGCCAGATAACCTTCATGGTCGAGATAAAAATGCTGGCGGCCTGTCAGGGTGTGCCAGGGTACCAGGCGCTCCACATTCTGGCAGTATGCTGAATATGCCCGGCCGTCACTGACGATGCCGGACCAGTTGGGGCTGTTCAGCACTCGCCGGGGTTGGCTCACCAGGTCTTCAAATGTCATGCGCACGCCGCGGGTCGCCTCGGCCAGGTCCGACAGGTGTAATCCGGTCTCCTCTTCAGCGGTCTCAAATGCCCGGTAGCCCACTTCACCATTGGTCTCCGGCGCCAGGTAGAGCACAACATTGGCAGCCTCACAGGCTTCTTCCAAGGATGGAAATTTCTTGCCATCCCATTCAACGGTCGGCTTGTTTACCAGCAAATCCTGGTATAGATCAGCGATCGACCAGCGGTGGCCATGGGCACCCATACCCTCTTTTTCGGCAAGCGGACCCAGAGAGATATAACGGTTATACAGGTTGACGTAATCACGCTCAACCGTCTTGAAGTTGGGCATGCTGATGCCTGGTTGAGGCTGGCATTCCCCCTGGCTCCAATCCTTCACTGAGCTCTGGGCAACTTCGCCTGAGGTGTCATGCTGTAACGGCACGCACACCAGATCGGTTACCGGCTCGGGCAGGTGTACTACAGCCAGCTCACTCACCTTTTTGGCAATCGCCTTGAAGATGTCCCAATCGCTCCTCGATTCCCAGCAGGGGGGCACTGCGGCTGAGAGCGGGTGGATGAAGGAATGCAGGTCGGTGGTATTCAGGTCATCCTTTTCATACCAGGTGGCAGCCGGAAGGATGATATCCGAATAGAGGGCAGTAGTATCCATGCGGAAATTCAGGTTCACCACCAGGTCGAGCTTGCCACGCACTTCCTGGTCATGCCAGGTAGCCTCTTCAACCTCATCACCTGCAGCCTGGTCAGCGATGACCTGGTTGTGCGTGCCCAGGTAGTGTTTAAAGAAAAATTCCTGCCCCTTGGCGCTGGAATTCAAGGCACTTCCCCTCCAGATGAACCAGAGGCGCGGCCAATTCTCAGGGGCATCCGGGTCCTGCACGGAGAAGTTGAACTTTTTAGATGTGAGCTGATCCACTACCCACTGGCGCACCTGCGATTCTGTTTCAGCACCAGCTTGCCTGGCCTGGTGTACCAACTCAAGCGGACTAAGGTTGAATTGCGGGTAGAATGGCAGCCACCCCATCCTCACCGCCTGCACCTGGGTATCCATGGTGTGCTGGTGGGTTAAGCCCTGTGCCCAACGCCCATCAGCAGGGCGTGTAACCGGTTCAGGCAGGCTATACGCATGCTCATAGCGCCATTGATCAGTGTGGACATAATGGAACGATGGTGCATTTTGCTGGCGGGGTGGCTTGAGCCAGTCGAGCGCAAAAGCGATGGTTGACCACGAAGATAATGGAGCGATCTTTTCCTGGCCGACATAATGGTTGAGCCCACCGCCGTTGCGCCCGATACAGCCGGTCAGCATCAACGTGGCGATCCCCGCCCGGTAGATCAGGTTGTTGTGGTACCAGTGATTAACGCCCGACCCGATGATGATGGTGCACTTCCCTTGGGTTTGGACTGCGGTGGAGGCCCACTCGCGAGCGAATTGGATCACCGTCTGGCGGTCTACGCCTGTGAAACGCTCCTGCCAGGCGGGCGTATAG
Above is a genomic segment from Anaerolineales bacterium containing:
- a CDS encoding nitrate reductase subunit alpha, encoding MSWIQDIYSPQQRQWEEFYRNRWQYDRMVRSTHGVNCTGGCSWMVYVKDGIVTWELQATDYPELAGEIPPYEPRGCQRGISFSWYMYSPLRVKYPYLRGVLMDLWRAVRQRSDDPVEAWTMLVEDETGHRSYQEARGKGGFRRASWDEVLEIIAASTIYTIKKYGPDRVVGFSPIPAMSMLSHASGNRFLQLLGGVSLSFYDWYSDLPPASPEVFGEQTDVAEAADWYNAKYIATVGSNLSMTRTPDVHYVVEARHNGTKLVVFSPDFSQVAKYADWWVPVHAGQDAAFWMAVNHVILNEYHYEKPTAYFLDYLKRYTDAPFLVVLDKAGEDYVPGRLLRLSQLEGKQDEELADWKFPVWDSLSNSWRTPQGSVGFRWQKQKGQWNLELKDGLDGSEIAPQLTFFEQHDNLLRVAFSDFGMDKAVRREIPVRMVDTRDGRLPVATIYDLLMGQFGVGRGLGGDYPASYDDESAYTPAWQERFTGVDRQTVIQFAREWASTAVQTQGKCTIIIGSGVNHWYHNNLIYRAGIATLMLTGCIGRNGGGLNHYVGQEKIAPLSSWSTIAFALDWLKPPRQQNAPSFHYVHTDQWRYEHAYSLPEPVTRPADGRWAQGLTHQHTMDTQVQAVRMGWLPFYPQFNLSPLELVHQARQAGAETESQVRQWVVDQLTSKKFNFSVQDPDAPENWPRLWFIWRGSALNSSAKGQEFFFKHYLGTHNQVIADQAAGDEVEEATWHDQEVRGKLDLVVNLNFRMDTTALYSDIILPAATWYEKDDLNTTDLHSFIHPLSAAVPPCWESRSDWDIFKAIAKKVSELAVVHLPEPVTDLVCVPLQHDTSGEVAQSSVKDWSQGECQPQPGISMPNFKTVERDYVNLYNRYISLGPLAEKEGMGAHGHRWSIADLYQDLLVNKPTVEWDGKKFPSLEEACEAANVVLYLAPETNGEVGYRAFETAEEETGLHLSDLAEATRGVRMTFEDLVSQPRRVLNSPNWSGIVSDGRAYSAYCQNVERLVPWHTLTGRQHFYLDHEGYLAFGENLPTYKPPPGPADFGDLDKSQPEGNCLQLNYLTPHGKWHIHSTYYDNERMLTLSRGIEPLWLNDQDAARLGILDNDWVEAYNDNGVIVTRAVVSARIPAGLCLHYHAYDRTLGIPKSPLRGRKRAGATNSPTRARLKPVLMMGGYGQFTYAINYWGPTGVNRDTYVLVRKLPGEPEY